CTTGCTTTGACAAGAACTGCTTGTTTTTATTTCGCAAAAGTCAAGAAACGAACCGTCGACCTTGCTGCAGGTGCTCTGAGACTGCCCCATGACTTGGTTGTTGTACTTGCTGTGATGGATTCATGAAGGTAGGGagttggaagaagaaatctgAAAACTGACTTGAAGACATTTTCACACGGTGGCACCATGCCTCTCTCAAACTCTGTTGCGAATAACCagatataatatactttCTATAAGATGGTTTCCTGGCCACCTTATACTTCAAGCCACTGTAGGGCAGTCGGAACCACCTCCGACATATCGGTAATTAGTCATCTCCCCACGCTGTTACAGTACAATACATCAATACGATAGCGGGGTGTCTGCTTTACTTTCATTTTCATACTCAGTCGACACTGACTCACTTCACTCACCACCACACCAAATACTTGTCACTATCATGGCATCCAATCTCACCCTCGCCATCATAGGATGCGGTGAGCCAATCCATTCTACCATCCCGACCAATGGCAGCATCTAACAGAACAGGAAACATGGGCTCCGCCATCCTCAGCGGAATCCTCGACGCAACAACACCCGCTAGTGCTACTGATGCTACTTCCAGTAGCGAGAAAAGCCCATTCTCCCGCATAATCGCATGCACCAAGTCACAGTCATCAGCGGACAAGCTGAAGGCCAAGTACGCCGGACACCCGTCCCCAGTGCAGCTTGACTTCTTTGCCAGTGACAACGCGGGCGCGGCGTCGCAGGCTGATGTTGTTATCCTCGGGTGCAAGCCTTATCTTGTTGATGCGGTGTTGAGTGAAGAGGGGCTCGGCGATGCGCTGACCGGAAGGTTGATTGTTAGTGTCATTGCGGGGAAGACGATTGATGTCCTTTCTGCGGCAATTGCGAAGAATCAGACTCAGGCACAGGAGTCTACATCTACGACGGTGGTTGCTCGTGCGATTCCCAATGTTGCAGCCGCCGTGCGTGAGTCAATGACGGTCGTCGAGCTGCCTGACTCCGCGTCCAAGGAACATGTATCTGTAATTGAGTGGATGTTCTCGCAGATTGGTATGGTCAAGGTTATCGGTAGCGAGCTGTTTGATCTGGGATCGATGCTGATGGCGTCGCTGGCGACGGTTTCTGTTGCCGTGGATGGGATTCTGGATGGGTGTGTTGCGGAGGGGATGAAGCGGGCTGATGCGTCTGAGATGACGGCGCAGTGCCTGCTTGGGCTTGCGCAGATGTTGAAGGATGGACACCACCCGGCGGTGCTGAGGGAGAGTATCTCGTCGCCGAAGGGGTGTACGATCCAGgggctgctggctgttgagaaggctgGCGTACGGAGTGCATATGCGGACTCGATTATCAACGGGACGGGGCATTTGAAGAAGCTTCAGGGAAAATAGACTGCTGGAAGATTGTATAGATTGCCATAGACTAGCGTCCAATCCTACGCCGGAATTCCCTTGCCAGCGCAGCCCTCATATGATGCGTCCGCTCAACAGCACCCCTGTTCTCAATAGCTCTCCGATGCAGATACTCCATACACTCCGACACCGTCCCCCAATGCATACACTTGAATGTCCTCGGAGCCCCTACTCTCCCTTCTACAGCAGCTGTCTCATACCGCTGCACCAACTCACAGCTCAACTCATCCGCCATCCCCATAATCTGCCCACACTCCAGGACACTCACCGTAGGCAGCCCGCCCTCCAACCGCCCCTGATATAACCGAATAGCCCTATCCGCACTCTCAGAATTATGCGTAGCCAGAAACAACGCAGCAGCCGGCACAGACACATCCTTCCCTTCAGAGCGAGCCTGCCGCCGACAAATCAACATCTCCGCAATCCCATTATACGAGTCAtccgtctccgtcttcgAATTATGAATCAGCCCCCGCACTTCATGCTCGATATACGCCCCCCGCACTAATTTCACTCCGAGCAAGAAACCCCCCTTctcagcttcatcaagaTGCCGCTGCACATTCGCCCTCGAGCCCTTGAGGTACGCCTGGATGGTATTATACACAAGCGGACCTCCCAAGTCAGCGCTCGAAGCAGGAGTGTTGTATCGCCGCATAAGCTCAATAGCCCAGTTATCCAGTCccggctggagaagctgctgctcggcGTCCAGCCAAAGCCGGGATCCCTGCTTTGCGGTCTCGGTGCAGATTTCGTCGAGGGCGTTCAAAACGGCTGCTGGGATTGGGGCGCGCGCTTGCATGGCTTCAAGTGAGATTGGGCCGGCACCGGTGAGTCTGTTATTGTCATTAATAATGTACCCAGGTGCACAGGTTGTTGTGGTGTAGTACGTACTTCAAGGCGAGGAAGTCTCCCGGTCCAACCATGCGGAGGGTCTCAAGGGTACCCCGTTTCCACTCTTCAATTACCTGGTAGTACTGCGGTGGGTAGTCCTTCGCTGTACCAGCAGTCTCATGTATATCCTGCTGGTTAGACTCGCTATGAGGGAGAACAACCTCTTTCGAATACCCCAGGATAACACCCTGGTAGCCCATCTGCTTAATCTGATTGACGGTTTGCACGACCTCAGCGCGATTCGTTCCCGGACAGAAGTGGTTATACAGCGTCCACCTGACGAGTCTGTTCAGGAGTGAGTTTCTGTCTGGGTTTAGGAatgcggatttggatgaggcgAGGGTTTCCAGGAGTGCCAGTGACGGACGGAGAAATATCTTCGATGTCATCAGGCTGGATAGGAGCAGtgagcggaggaggagcttgttTGGGAGGCGGGATAGCGGAGGGAGGTCTGCATGTTTCCTTCTtggtgatgctgctgctggtgcctctggagctggatctggggaagAGGCCTTGATAGTGCAGGCTTTTGGCGACGATGTGGAAATGTAGCGGCGTGGAAGTAGATATGCATGATGTCTGAAGAGCAGCCGCGTGCCCCTGGGGGCGTGGAGAGGGGACCAAGAGTACATGTTAAGCCCAGGGACAGTTGTAAAGACCTGAGATACTTGAGGAAAACCTGGTGTTTACATGCAtgctatattaatataaccAACCCCTCTTTGCCAGGCTTATCAGGGCCCGACTACAAATTGCGGGGGTCGGGGTGGCGCTCCGACGGTCTATCACCACTTCTCCGAGTCTCCAAGACGTGGGGTTATCGGAAAGACATTCCCAGTGTGTACTGATAACGGGTGTATGCCGTATATTGACAGTGATTGGGTTACTCTGACGCTCACTACACTGAATCGACCTTGGTCGGATACTGTAGGGACAAAGTCCTCCTTAATCGTCCTCGCACTCACGAATCTGCAAATGCGCTATTGTGCCGGTTTTATTATTCATTCTAGAGTCTTTACTACTGCTAAATAACTGCCGAGCTACTACAGAGCTGGTATGCTTTATGAGATTGGATTACCTACTAGTAATGGACTACTTTACTTATTCTGCAGTTTAGGAAGTTAGGGTTGTCGGATGCAGAGCCATTCCTTGGTGGTTACGGTGTGCTTGGCCACCGCACATGTCAAGACTTCTTTTAGGAGATGGAATGAAGGAATACTGAATAGGGGAGATATTTGTTGTAGTTTCCATGAATACGGTGGGTGATGTAGAGTccatgaggatgaaggaagAAATGTCGGATACTCCGAAGTCTTAAAGCTGCAGTCTATATGcaataaatataataaatacaaTAGTCTATGACAAGCCATGCCGTCTTTCCAACTCGGTCAACaccttgctcttcttcacctcgttCGCCCACTTCGTCCGCGGCCTTTCAAACGTCGATGTAATCCTGCCATAAGACATCCCACCTAACTGAGCAATCGGACGTAGCTTATCCAGCTCAATATGACTGAGATTCTCGTCTGCAACGCCCTCCTGCACCCAGAACCGCGTCGCCTTGATCAATACCACACCACCCACACTCATACCAGGCTTATGCGCTTCAAACTCCTTAAtatcaacaacctcgccttCAACAGAGAACACAGACTCCTTAACCCTCGCCGGCCGCACAGTCGAACTCGGCGCCTTGGTCAGGCCAGACACCTCCCATTCCGAAATCCCATACGGCGCATCAATAGACGTCGCATTCACAGCCTCGATCATATTCTCCGACACCGTATTAATCACGCATTCCCCAGTTTCCTTCAGATTCCGATACGTGTCCTTCTCTGCACCAGGCCGCCCCGAGAACCCCAGAATGAACATCGGCGGGTCATGGTCTACAACCTGGAAATAGCTGAACGGCGCCAGATTCTCCGTCCCTGTTTCCGCGGAAACAGTACTCAGGAACCCGATCGGGCGCGGCGCAATCCCGGATATGAGAAGGCGGTAGTTGTTTACCATTTCGCGGTCTGGCGCGTACGGGTCTATTTCGTGGTGGTTTGAGAGACTAGGGGCCTTGGTTTTGCCTGGGACGCCCTGGCCGTATTCCCAGTTTGGATTTGGGGTCTGAGTTACTTCGATTGGTGTGTTTGAGTGGTCGAAGGCTGGTCTGGTGGCTTCGGTTTCTTTGAAGTTGCTTGCATCTTGGACGATCTTGTAGCTTGCCTGTGCTTTTGCGGTGTCGGCCTCTGTGTCTGTATCTGTGACCGTGGCTGTAGCTGTAGCCGCGGCAGTGGAAGAGTTCATCTTAGGACACCCTGAGAATGAGAGTGATGCCAGTGGCGATCGAGACAAAAAGGGCCTGAAAATTTTAGTTTGGGTCAATCCTTAGAAACGACGTACATACCTCAGCGTATGGCGACTTAGGGTTAAGCTCGCGTgggcactggcactggcagtggcagtaGCAGTAGCACTTTTAATCACTGTCATTCTGATCGAGTAGGCGTCTTATCTCTCGAAGTCTCCAACAAGAACCAGCTCCTTGACTATTTAAACCCACGTCGTAACTTGCCTCTCGTTACAAATCAAGTCGGTCGGTGGGGCCGACTTTCGGAGCCCTAATCGACAGTGTCGGGGAGGCGGCCCGACTCCGACCATGACTATATATGAATACACCGTAAGTAAGCCACCAGACCGAAGAACAATATCAGCTGAATAAAATCCATCAAAATGTTCACCCGTGCTTCTCGCTCAGGTACCGTTGTTATTGCcagccatcttcgtcgcccGGTGTCATCTTTCCGGCCTATCATGGCAACTGCCCAACCAGTCGTACAGGCGAAGAGAGCCTACTCTTCGGTTCTGACCAGTGTCCATACCGATAAGGCCTATGCCCGTGAGTACACATACTGAATTTATCCTACCGACTATATAAATAACCATATCTAACGCCCACCACATCTAGCGTTCGCACACTACGTAACAGCCCAACCAACCCCAATTAAttcatcctccaccaaacAAATACAGAAAACTAATACCGACATTCCAGTCCCAAGCTATAAAAGCCTCTCCAGGAGCCAGCCACATCTACCTCTCAGGCCAAATCCCCGCCGACGCCAACGGAACCCTAATCACGGGATCTGTCGCCGACAAAACGAGGGCGATTCTACGCAACACGGAGTCGATCTTGGAGGAGGCCGGTGCTGGCCTGGATGGGGTTGTTAAGGTTGTTGTATgtcttccttccttcctttcttccttccttACTGTACCGGACGGCAATTTTGTTCTCCGTTCAAGGACTATATGTTCATGTGAAGACAGGTATACCTGAAAGACGCGCGCAGTATGCCGGAGTTTGCAAAGGTGTATGATGCTGCGTTTCCGCATAGGCCGGCGCGATCTATGGTCGAGGTTTCTGCTTTGCCTGCGGGCGTTGATATTCAGGTTGATTTTATAGCTGTTTGCTAGATGGTTGAGACGGTTGTAGGCGGATAAAGTGGTACTTAATACTATACGGGATTGCGATAGTAGGGCTTGTGTGGACTCAAGACTCGTACGAAGTTGACCTAGAAGGTCTAAGGCCATGGGCCGGCGAGAGTAATTAAATTGGCTGATAAAATTATTTGGTATGAGGTATTTAGTATGTTCGAAATAACCATTTATCCGACGCTAATATATTCCAATATAGCCAACGAAACCGATTTACAAGGCTCGGTTGCAATTGGACAGGTAAGGGGCTTGCTGACCGGCTGACCCGCGAGTTACTTACGATGTATACTCCTTCTGTGTAACACCAGCGACGGCATCTCAGCCCTTGTCGGAGATTTACGCCCACCTCGTTAGCGATAATCAATCTGCAGGGGATAACTGCCGGCCGGCCTTGCTGCCGTTCAAGTAGGGGTGTCCCAGACCGGCAACCTTCGGTATTGGGAAGGGTGTTTTCCTAACACAGCCACTCTCATGCTGTGCGACATCCTATGTGATCACATCATACTCGCTTCCGCGTTTGCAGATTACCCGTTGTCAAGAATCCCTTATCTCCCATGGAGCTTCTCCATTCGATTGACAACTGGCCCAGCACGGCGCGGCCCTCTCGCCGCATATTCTTCTGCAAGTCCTCCAGCCCCTCCTGCTGACCCTCTTCTTGTTCAACCAGGAACGCAACCTGTAGTACGTCGCGCGGGTTGATGGTAGGGGGTGGTAAATCCGATTGGTCGGGCCGCTCAAGGTCCCAGTTTAATGATATCGCCTTAAACGGTGCCTTTGGGTTGAGCCGCGTTTGCTGTAAAGTAATTAGAATGGAATTCTAACATGGGGGGCATGGTGCACACCTTGATGACGACAGTCCCATCGCCTACATTCTCCAGCTGAGCTTCGAGAGCGAACCGAAGTAGGCGGGTCTTGCCATACGGTCCTAGTGACTTGTTGTCAACCTCCAACGGAGCCAGCTCCGATGACTTCGTTCGCACATTGAGACAGGGTTGAGCGACAAATTGATACAGTTTTCGGAACGTTCTCACTCGGCCGCTGGCTGCTTGCGAGTCGGTCCCAATCAACGTTTCGGTATAGCTGACACTGACCGCCAGAATATGGTtaccctcctccttcaaatCAAATCGTACAATTTTCTGTAAAGATTGATCTTTCTGCAAGCCGTCGTTGGGGTCTGAATCGGTAGGTTCAAGGTCGAGAGACGAGACCTGCGAAGGAGTTTGCATTTCGGCAACGATCCGGACCGACGTTATGACCCGCGATGCCTCGTCTGGAAGTTCATTGTTTGCGCTGAGGGTACAGGCAAATGTTTCCCCGACATATGCGGATCCGAACGTTGGAGGGAGTGTGAGCTTGTGTGGTCAGCATAAGTCGGCGATCGAAATTAACGAACGTACATTAGGAGAGAATATAAATTGATTATCGACCTTGTCGGAAGGAAAGGTTAGGGCGGCTTTGCTGGAGATCTTCGTGTTTGCTGCCGGTAGCGGATATTGGTAGGATAATGCCGGCCGTGAGAGGCTGTAACGATTAGGAGGGGCTATCGGACGGATTGATCGGTGCTTACCGCAAGACTAGACCGGTTAGATTGGTTCAACAGGAGCTCAACTCTACATACCTTTCAAGGAGACTGAATGTGGCTCCTTCGGGCCATCAGCACCCGATTGAGCACGGGGACGAGCCATTGTTGACACACTGGAGCTTTGATGGAGAGAGCTTGACGTTATCGCGAGAAGGGCTGCTGgcaaacagagcaaacactgcaaatgcagcaaaCCTCCACTACCCACTCTTATCGGCGACATCGAGAACCGATAAGGAACTGTATCACGATTAACACTTGCTGCTTTCTGCTGTCAATCTTGGCAATTCCATGCTGAATGCGAAGTACTTGTCCCTGGTGACTTGTTAATTTTGCTGTCAGATCAGTCAGCTCCGTGTGAGACCTGGGATACCACTAACACTTCCTGTCTCTTTCGTCCACCTgcttccatccattcatCCTAACAGAGGGTTCGCTCAAGATGGATCAGTCAACTTCAAATCAAGATCTGGCTTCAGGCTTTCGATACATATCTCCacggaaaagaaaacatgaAGGTTCGCTCGCCACCGTTAAGAACACACGCGCGAAAACAACCCCAAAATCGGGAAAGACGAAAAATGCCGTTGGTCTAACTGGCGACGCCTCTCCCATTATCTCAACC
This genomic interval from Aspergillus puulaauensis MK2 DNA, chromosome 7, nearly complete sequence contains the following:
- a CDS encoding pyrroline-5-carboxylate reductase (COG:E;~EggNog:ENOG410PV7V;~InterPro:IPR028939,IPR036291,IPR000304,IPR029036, IPR008927;~PFAM:PF03807,PF14748;~go_function: GO:0004735 - pyrroline-5-carboxylate reductase activity [Evidence IEA];~go_process: GO:0006561 - proline biosynthetic process [Evidence IEA];~go_process: GO:0055114 - oxidation-reduction process [Evidence IEA]) — its product is MASNLTLAIIGCGNMGSAILSGILDATTPASATDATSSSEKSPFSRIIACTKSQSSADKLKAKYAGHPSPVQLDFFASDNAGAASQADVVILGCKPYLVDAVLSEEGLGDALTGRLIVSVIAGKTIDVLSAAIAKNQTQAQESTSTTVVARAIPNVAAAVRESMTVVELPDSASKEHVSVIEWMFSQIGMVKVIGSELFDLGSMLMASLATVSVAVDGILDGCVAEGMKRADASEMTAQCLLGLAQMLKDGHHPAVLRESISSPKGCTIQGLLAVEKAGVRSAYADSIINGTGHLKKLQGK
- a CDS encoding uncharacterized protein (COG:E;~EggNog:ENOG410PIS9;~InterPro:IPR002872,IPR015659,IPR029041;~PFAM:PF01619;~go_function: GO:0004657 - proline dehydrogenase activity [Evidence IEA];~go_process: GO:0006562 - proline catabolic process [Evidence IEA]), whose amino-acid sequence is MYSWSPLHAPRGTRLLFRHHAYLLPRRYISTSSPKACTIKASSPDPAPEAPAAASPRRKHADLPPLSRLPNKLLLRSLLLSSLMTSKIFLRPSLALLETLASSKSAFLNPDRNSLLNRLVRWTLYNHFCPGTNRAEVVQTVNQIKQMGYQGVILGYSKEVVLPHSESNQQDIHETAGTAKDYPPQYYQVIEEWKRGTLETLRMVGPGDFLALKLTGAGPISLEAMQARAPIPAAVLNALDEICTETAKQGSRLWLDAEQQLLQPGLDNWAIELMRRYNTPASSADLGGPLVYNTIQAYLKGSRANVQRHLDEAEKGGFLLGVKLVRGAYIEHEVRGLIHNSKTETDDSYNGIAEMLICRRQARSEGKDVSVPAAALFLATHNSESADRAIRLYQGRLEGGLPTVSVLECGQIMGMADELSCELVQRYETAAVEGRVGAPRTFKCMHWGTVSECMEYLHRRAIENRGAVERTHHMRAALAREFRRRIGR
- a CDS encoding flavin reductase family protein (COG:S;~EggNog:ENOG410PHJP;~InterPro:IPR012349,IPR002563;~PFAM:PF01613;~go_function: GO:0010181 - FMN binding [Evidence IEA]): MTVIKSATATATASASAHASLTLSRHTLRPFLSRSPLASLSFSGCPKMNSSTAAATATATVTDTDTEADTAKAQASYKIVQDASNFKETEATRPAFDHSNTPIEVTQTPNPNWEYGQGVPGKTKAPSLSNHHEIDPYAPDREMVNNYRLLISGIAPRPIGFLSTVSAETGTENLAPFSYFQVVDHDPPMFILGFSGRPGAEKDTYRNLKETGECVINTVSENMIEAVNATSIDAPYGISEWEVSGLTKAPSSTVRPARVKESVFSVEGEVVDIKEFEAHKPGMSVGGVVLIKATRFWVQEGVADENLSHIELDKLRPIAQLGGMSYGRITSTFERPRTKWANEVKKSKVLTELERRHGLS
- a CDS encoding RidA family protein (COG:J;~EggNog:ENOG410PP4P;~InterPro:IPR006175,IPR035959;~PFAM:PF01042): MFTRASRSGTVVIASHLRRPVSSFRPIMATAQPVVQAKRAYSSVLTSVHTDKAYAPFAHYSQAIKASPGASHIYLSGQIPADANGTLITGSVADKTRAILRNTESILEEAGAGLDGVVKVVVYLKDARSMPEFAKVYDAAFPHRPARSMVEVSALPAGVDIQVDFIAVC
- a CDS encoding trafficking protein particle complex subunit 13 (COG:S;~EggNog:ENOG410PNI2;~InterPro:IPR010378;~PFAM:PF06159), whose translation is MARPRAQSGADGPKEPHSVSLKVLRLSRPALSYQYPLPAANTKISSKAALTFPSDKVDNQFIFSPNLTLPPTFGSAYVGETFACTLSANNELPDEASRVITSVRIVAEMQTPSQVSSLDLEPTDSDPNDGLQKDQSLQKIVRFDLKEEGNHILAVSVSYTETLIGTDSQAASGRVRTFRKLYQFVAQPCLNVRTKSSELAPLEVDNKSLGPYGKTRLLRFALEAQLENVGDGTVVIKQTRLNPKAPFKAISLNWDLERPDQSDLPPPTINPRDVLQVAFLVEQEEGQQEGLEDLQKNMRREGRAVLGQLSIEWRSSMGDKGFLTTGNLQTRKRV